GCAATAGAGATGGGCCTGGACTATGAAGTGACGTGCAGAAGCTCGCAACAGTTCGCGCCAAGGACGTACAAGACACATGTCGTGGAAAAGAAGGGCTCCGTAAAACAAAAAGACGTGACAAAACCGTGCTACAGGTGCAACGGAAAAGGGCACCAGCCTGATGCTTGTAGATTCAAAGATGTTGACTGTCGCGAGTGTGGTAAAAGAGGACACATCGCGCGAGCCTGTCGATTGCGTCGGGAGGGGAAATTCGACACCAAGCCTGCCAGATGGAATAAGCACTTGGATGCAACAGTGTTACGAGATAGCAGTGCGCCGTCGGTAAAAAGGCCTTCGCGGGACGCGAGGAGCAACGATCCGTGTACAGCGGATAGCGTCGCACCCGAGCGCGAGAAATATTGCAACGCACCCCAGCAACAAAGAGAGAGATTCGACAACGCTGCGGAGTCACAAGCCAGCGAGGTTCGCGGAGGAGGTGATATGCAAGGgacagaactgtttgctataGAGACTAAGCGGGACAAAGTAAACAAACCTTATTATGTCTATGTTCGAATCAATGATGTGCGTGTGAAAATGGAGGTAGACACGGGGGCAGCTGTTTCTGTGATTTCAGAAAAGTTGTTCAACCGCAGATTTCGTAAGGTAAAGCTGTCGCCTGCTAACTGTATTTTGAAAACGTACAGTAAAGAGTCACTTGAGCTTAAAGGTAAAATCACAGTCCGAGTAAAGAGTAATGAGCAAGAACGCTTACTAGATTTGATGATTGTAAAAGGTGATGGGCCTTCTCTAATGGGTAGAGACTGGATTAGTCTCTTGAATTTAAACTGGTCCAAGGTTAACAAACTAACCAGTGAGACAGTAGAGGAGTTGTGTGACAGATACTCGGTGGTTTTTCAACCCGATTTGGGGATGCTTAACGGAATCAGTGCTAAACTTCATGTAATGAAAGAGGCTGTGCCAAAATTTTGCAAACCTCGCACTGTACCGTATGCTTTGAGAGAAAGTGTCGAAAAGAACCTGAGCAAGTTAGAAGAAGANgtgcgtgttgtgtgtgtggagtgttttgtgtgtgggtgtgtctgtcttctgtgttttcaaccttttcttgtttttgcaggtacaactttgattgttttgcttgtagtcaatgtgtctcatgtacagctgctttgtaacaatgaaaattgtaaaagcgctatataaataaagttgagttgagttgagagggGATTCACCCcatgaaagaaaaaacagacGCAATAGAAAAAGCGGCTGTTCCAAAAAATGTGACAGAACTCAGATCTTTCTTAGCTCTGTTAAATTACTATGGCAAATTCATTGCTAATCTTTCCACCCTCATTCAGCCCATGACAGAGCTGTTGCATAGAGATGTGCCTTGGGTGTGGTCTGAGAAATGTCAGGCAGCGTTTCTGAGTGCAAAACGGCACTTGATGTCAAATACTGTACTAGTTCATTTCGATGCTGAGCTACCGTTAGTTTTAGCATGTGATGCGTCTCCTGTAGGAGTCAGTGCAGTAATCTCACACCGAATGAGAGATGGTAGTGAAAGACCTATCGCTTTCGCTTCGAGAATGTTGACCAAAACTGAACGAAATTACGCTCAAATAGAAAAAGAGGCTTTAGGGCTAATATTTGGGGTAATGAAGTTCCATGATTATTTGTTTGGTAGACCGTTTACATTAATAACTGACCATAAACCACTGCAAAAAATTTTAGGACCCAAAACAGGGGTGCCTACACTTGCAGCTGCTAGGATGCAGAGATGGTCATTAATTTTGTCTGCGTACAAATACGAAATTCAGTACAAAAGCTCAGAACAGCATGGGAACGCGGATGCGCTATCGAGACTTCCCATACAAGATGTTGATTCGGTCAGATCCAGTGGAGTGTTTAGAGTGTCATACCTTGATGACTTACCAGTCACAGCAACAGAAATTGCACGAGAAACAGAAATTGACCCTGTTCTTAAACAGGTCAAGGAACATGTGATGTGTGGTTGGCCAAAACATTGTCCTGACGACACGTTCAAACCATATTTTTCTAAGAGATTTGAGCTTTCTGTAGAACAGGGATGTCTTCTGTGGGGGTATCGGGTGGTCATACCTAAAACATTACAGGATAGACTGTTGGCAGAACTTCATGATAATCACTGGGGTATGGTTAAGATGAAATCACTGGCCCGAAGTTTTTTTTGGTGGCCCAAACTTGATGTAAACATTGAGGAGTTAGTGAGTCAATGTGATGTGTGTCAGCAACAAAGAAGTATGCCTGCCCCTGTCCCTGTACACACATGGAAATGGTCTTCAGCACCATGGGAGAGAATTCACTTAGATTTTGCTGAGTATCACCAGCAAATGTTTTTAGTGGTAATGGATGCTTACGCTAGATGGCCTGAAATTTTTCCTATGCAAACCTGTACTTCTGCAAAAACAATTGATGTGTTAAGAAATCTGTTTGCTGCATACGGTCTTGCTCGGGAAGTAGTAACGGACAATGGGCCCCAATTTACTTCTGTAGAATTTGAGGAATTCTTATTGCTTAATGGGGTAAAACACACTAAATCGCCTGCGTACCATCCTGCCTCTAATGGCTTAGCTGAGAGGTTGGTGCAGAACCTTAAAAGAGCACTTGCAAAGAACAAAGCAGGAGGTGGTAAATCGCTTCAGCACTGCGTAGCTAATTTTCTGTACAGCTACCGCAATACGCCTCATACTACTACTCACAAGACGCCTGCAGAATTATTTCTAAAAAGGTCAGTTCGAACCAGATTGTCTCTGGTCAAGCCGCAATTTTCTCAGGTAATACAGTGTGATCAATCTAAAAACACTTACAAGCCCCGTAAGGTCCGAACCTTGACAGTTCGTCAAGCGGTTTTGGTTAAAAATTACAGGGGAGGGGAGAAATGGTTAAAGGGTACAATTTCAAAAGTATTGGGTCCAGTAACTTATATGGTTGATGTAAATGGAAACTGTGTAAAGCGACATGTTAATCAGATGTTGGGTAGTACACGTATGTGTAACAGTGAGTTTGTTGAACCATGCCTGGTTCCGGACGGAGGACATTGGAACACTGAGGAAATTGACATGGACATTGCAAAGGACGATGAAACTGTTAATTCAACAAGAGCGGAGACTGCATTGTTGGCCGATAACGCCATAGGATCGTCATCTACTTCAGTAGAAGTCAATGAAAGACTTTCTGAACAAACTCGTCCTGTGCGTAGCAGGCGTGCTCCACAGAAGTTgaatttataaaagaaaaagaaaaaacctGTTCTGAAATTgtatgtaacatacataaaggTAATCTGTGTTTGTAATACAATGTGGTTAAAGTGTTGAGGTTATGAGAAGAAATAAGCTTACAGGGGAGGAGCTGTGGTGTCGTACACCAAAGTAAAATAATATGGTAACCAAGTAATGATATGTCAGTTATCAGACTTAAACATGTTATTGGTTCACGGTTATGTTAAGGTGTCTGATTGGAGCAACTAGGGGAGGTTCCGCCTCTGTCAACCGGATATAAAAAGGAAGTCTGGAAAGCACGAGGTGTGTTCCGGTGGTTAGAAAATGGCCACACGTGGTGTTAACTGCtgtgtacaataaaatatctttgtgcTGACGATATTGTTTCTCGCCGTGTTCTATCCGGTAACTTCTTAAGAGggactgttctctcagacacAACAGACAGCTTATGTCCTTTTACATCTAGACCAGCCTGTccatccccttctgccccctggttatctgatgttctccggGAGCATCACGGCAGGCTctggtctgctgagagaaagtgtcGCAAATCAAAAGATCCTATTGACCACTGTCTCTAGCAGTCTCTCTTCTTTCTCCGCTGATGTCTCCTGAAGTTTTATGTAGTGTCTGAAAACCAAGCTAAAGCCATCctacataatataaaaaacattttatgaaaatataaccttggtATATTGACTGTCAATactcaagtatggttttcaggtactttTTACACCTCTGCTCTGCCCAAGCTTTTTGTTTAAAGATTATAGGACACAtgcataaaaaataatgaactgCATGGatgaattattttatcataaacactttaatattacataaaaatattgaaTTGTTAGGTTTGATTTCATAGTACCAAGCATGAAAATCTATACTAGTACACCCAAAAAAATCAACACTGTGCAGAAGTGTATAACAGACATTACAATTTATACATcgtggcagatgcttttacaaAGAGACCTACTAAGCAGTCAAGCTATACTTCTGATCAGAACTGTAGCCTATGTGGGTTCCATGGCATCGAACCTCTCTGTGCTGCTAACCCAGTGCTCAACTATTTGCACTAAAAGACCTCTTTAGATTTAAGGCTAAAGGTGTAGTAATCTGTTATCCTGGTGTAGTAATCTGTTATAATCCTAGGTTGTTTAGGACCTTATTTATGGCATTTTAGGCTAGTGGGGCACTTTTCCATAATTCCATGTGCGGCAGAAGCACAGAAAATTTGGGTGGGTCCTCCCCCAGAAAAACCTTGAGGAAAAATGATGCAAGATTACCAGCAGCTTCAGTGGtgtagtgagaaaaaaacacatgAGTGGTAATTAGGGGCCAAGACCCTAAGTATGTgcacaaatagtgcaagtatggaaacaaacgaaatgtaatgacattttagtaatgaaataaaataaaatgaagtgcGATGTATGTAGTACAACTTAAAGTGGTAagtacaaaatgacattctgTCTTTCGTTGACACTTCtgacatttgtcattaacagtgttgggtgtaactagttactaagtaattagttactgtaatttaattacttttcccttgaaaaagtaaagtaagggattgctcttattttttctgtaatttaattacagttccttttgatgtaattaaactaaatactttgtgtaatatatgtgtgtgcaatagtggaattgacatcaaaatgcaaagtctaactttaaaatctgtgcatgtaaatgtataattctcacatttgtaatactttggtcagttaataagagtactttatgtaattttatattatttatttgaataaattaaaagagccgtttcatgtctatccttgaatcacttaactaatcaaggatataggatatagaaagtaattagtaataagtaactaaatactttttggagagagtaatttgtacagtaatctaattacactattgaatatgtaattagtaactagtaattaattagtATTAattacagagtaacttacccaacactggtcatttAATACCTGCGTTCGTGAGCTATTactcttttatatttttttattaccctTGAAAGCTGCTGGTTCTAGAAAGCCAACTGAGTGGCACACCTGATAAATTAAATTGCAAATTTGCTGGTTCGAACCTCATGTTgcgcatttatacatttcaatttGCAAGTATGTGCACAAATGGCGCAAGTATGTCAACAAACGAAATGTAGTGTCattttagtaatgaaataaaataaactgcgatgtatgtagtgcaacttaaagcgGTTTACAATACAAGTAAAtacagtgaaataataaaaGTGAGTGCAGGGTCCAATATCATTAGTCTTAAAAAGCTGGTGGGTGCTCATACAGTACAATGGTTCCGGCGCCCATGCatgattttattatgtattCCAGACCAAAGCAGGATATCTGGTTATTTTCTTGCTCTTGTCAATTCTCCACATACAGGCCTTGGTGtatatgggcaattccagcgttatggatgtgacattttcagccaaaacctgaaatataaattctcagagaatgtatttaccAATGTATTAAATCATATGTCTATATTTTACCAAATCCCTGAGGATATACAGTATTCCAGATGTccgaaaaatatcagtctaagcatgtgttatggatgtgacaaaaatggACACACGTATTTGAGAGACAGCATACTTTGCAggttttctgtaaattaaaatgtgcaaaccagaagcaataatacccaacaaaatggagaagggatgactcTTATAGACtacaaaatagttattttatttcaattttcatgTACCCATTTAAGATGAATATTGACTGTTATGGATGTAACAGTTACCTGACACGAAAGactatgcaaacacacacacgcgcgcacacacacacacacacacacacatatgaaaTTAACATAAGTTCCAGTAATCATTGAAAatagaagaacattttttcCTCAAGGCTGGCCATGCTGAAAAAGTCATTAAATCCAGTAGGTCTTAATCGCATAGCTGCGTGCAGATGTGGAAGTTTTTTTGTTAGGCCATTTACCACAAGTGAAAAATctttatcaatatttttattaatgattattaacatttattacatggttcatttgaatgcttgattctgattggtcagtcgcgacattccaagggttgttattttcaaataacaaccgctcaaaactaataacaacccggatgctgcaaatcattttgagaggggcagtttaatattacacaaaaagtaattgtaaatatgtcttttaataacatatttaacattatttttacaaatgattaaaccaatttgcctgttcctgactttgaacgtcgtttcttactttaaaaccgttTAAAcgtcttttcctcgcggaaggcctccattcagtaaaaatgagctaataaaataattcaaattcacattttatgtctagttttttctcatgtggcaagtagccatgtaataagcgggataatgtacaagcagccggctgttattgcGAAATAACCCCATTCAGTGttatacaagaccctccgcttcacgtcctgatcacactctaggggcttatttctgcgataacaaccggctgcctgtacattatcccttacataaaaatgttacatatgaaatattttttattttcttgtttttaacttggcaaatgaccatggtataagcgagATAGAAGGCAACCATGTCTCCACATTGGGGATTAAAATCCTTTAtgccatggtctgtttgaatattTGATCCTGATTGgatggaaggtgtgcattaaaaatgtttaatgcacaggtagttccagtcagttatAAACTAATGGGTAAAATAACGTCATTTTTACCTGTCTGATCAAaatttacactgtaaacatcaataacaactTTAATTCCGCTTCGCTTCGCATCGGTTGGTTCTTAGCCTCTAGGTCCtgaattaaaatcctttaatgcatggctagccgtggattatcccttccTTATGTAATAATTCCTTATGTGGCTGCTTTTTTTCAAGCTTAGGTACAGTTTCTAAGTATTGCAAACAATGAAACACTTCCTCTCACATagtatgaaaacaaaatatgcTCTTTTTTAACAACtctttttgtttaatgttttttttttaactattatATCATGTCACAGAaccataacaaaaacacatgctTGTCATTTCCAcattaaaggtctttgcacatacagtccgaaattttcgtatgcgtttttcgtacttggctcttgtttgtctctgaattgttaaaaaaggccactcaaaatgcttgacgaacccggtccgaatttttttatgacggacgaaaatattgGAAgcatgtgtaaatgtgattgacacaacgtgaggtcgtatttatttttttacgtgcggaaatttcggatgcaaatttcggactcaatgtgcaatgggctttaacCTCAACTAATTCATGTACAGTAATCAATAAAAAGAgttaaaaaagcaaacaaagtCTGTTTGACCATTGTTTTTATGATAGTATCAACAATACTCATTTAAAATCTACTCAAATGAAATctaaacaaatttaaaaaataaaaaagttaaaatctcCCAGTTTTGTTAAACTTTTGGAAATAGAGGTAAAAAGAAACCAGCAGTATCATTTTGATCCAcgtcatttgttttaaattaaatattaatcagTGAAAATTTTAAAAATAGAACTATATTATGTCTACAAAGCTAATTTCAGATATTTCAACAAACACTTTCAAAAGGTTAACCTTTTGTAACCTGTAACCTTTCactcaagtgaccctaaaccaTTGAACAGTAGTGTAAATGTACAAGTACTaattgttttatgtgtgtgtaagttaaaaacatgtaagtgttttttgtatattttctaatatttaGGAGTAAATCATCATATGGTAATAGTGGATTTCAATGGGTAATAGTGGATTTCAATGAGTAATAGTGGAGTTCAATGATAAATCTTTTCAAACTAATGCCACTTCCTCGTCATCATCTTCTTCATCGTCATAGTAGCGATTTCTCTTGATCATTTCCTCTACAGTCAGAGACTCCTCAGCCTCCTCACCATCACAGAAGCTTACAGAATCCTGGGATGTCATGGGGGCTTTATCTTCCACATGTGGGGAGGCCAATGTGTCCTGGCTGTTGAAGCAACTGACCGTTTCACCCTTATCTTTCATGCGATCTTTCAGAATCTCCCTTTTTACTTGTTGTGGCTCAGACTTTTTTGCTTGCAGCTCCgcctcttgttttgtttgttgtgacTCTACCTCTCTCTTTGTTTTCTTATGCTCAGTCTCCTTTTGTGCTTGTAGCTGAGCCTCATTTTTGCTTTGTGGCTCATCCCTCTTTTTTGTTCGTGGCTGTGTCTCATTTTTTCTTTGTTGTAGCTGAGCCTCTTTTTTCGTTTGTTGTGGCTTTTTTAGAATAGAAGGGAGCACCTTTTCTTTGCCTGGTTTGGCAGAATTCTCTTGAATTTGATAAGTGGACACGTTCTCTTTATATTttacttcatttattttatttatttcacctGTTAATTCTGCCTCAGTTTGCACattgtttttctctgtttttttctttgacaGTGAGTGAAGCTCCTCCAGCGATCCTCGTCGAGGTTTTTCAAAGGATTTTAGCTCATTTTGTATATGTTTGGAGATTTTCATGCTAGGTGCCACACAAAAGGGGCGGCTTCGCTCTTTGAGCGAGGAACTACGTCGCAGACCTTTCAGTTCTTCTCTTTTAGGGCTCTGATGAGCGGATGGAGTTTCTTCCTCTGGAGGCCACTTTGGTCTGAAAAGCTTGAATGGACCCTTTGCACTTTGAGTGGGTGGGCTGGAGAATTTAGAGATTTCTTCATTTTCGGCAGGTGGTGGCCATGCCACTCTCACTCTTCTTGTTTCTATTACAGtggttgttgtattttttatagaGCTAGAGGCTTGACTTCTTGTATCCAGCACTGTGGTTTGGTCAGCGAGTTCTGACTCATTCACTTTAGGGCTCAGTTGCTCTGGAGCCTTCACCAACACAGGATCTGCCACTGGACATTTTGGCTTTTCACTTTTCTCTGATTCCTCTTTGATTGTTCGAGCCGTCCATAATTCCTTATGAGGCCGATGGCCAAAGCCCTCGTCATAGTTGCCCTTAGACTTAAAAAGCTGGCTGAAGTGAGGTTTACAGTAGATCTTACCATTTAAGGAAGCATAGGTCCCCAATCTGACCGGATGGAaggcaaaagaaaaaagacaaaactgatttttttttcgCAAGATGACTGACAATATTTGACATTTCTATTAAGTACTCTGTACTCTGTGACTCTTTTTGTTAATtgtacaacaaaaaacacacacgcacatacagtatatatacagcatatatatatatatatatacagtatatatatacatatatattatggCAAGCCGTTCAGTAAATTAAAGgattaataataatgtatgaTTCGTTGAATATATGGAATGAAACTAGAACATATGGAATGAAAGTCTGAATATACGGAATGAAACTAGAATATATTGAATGAAAGTCTTAATATATGGAATGAAACTAGAATATATTGAAAGAAAGTCTAATGAAATTATGAATATACAGAATGAAACTAGAATATATTGAATTAAATTCTGAATATACGGAATGAAAGTCTGAATATATGGAATAAAACTAGAATATATTGAATGAAAGTCTGACTATACGGAATGAAAGTCTGAATATATTGAATGACAGGGcattctcatgaattgcgtataaataacatgcGCGTTGCATTATCATGAAATACGTACggcaaagttcgattttgcgtgcataaatacgcctatttttgcgtgcatatgatacacCAATTTAGcacgcgtgcatattaaccggcaatttgtcgtattaacctgtcccctaactcaaaccctaaacctaatgttagcgtgcgtgcatattataacctctaccttaacccaaaccctaaacctaacagtattattttaattatttcagtgtttcctcttcatgtacgtttcaaaatggctgctctccagcgaggtgcacgcatacattggcgtatttatgcacgcaaaatcgaacttt
This portion of the Triplophysa rosa linkage group LG20, Trosa_1v2, whole genome shotgun sequence genome encodes:
- the lima1b gene encoding LIM domain and actin-binding protein 1 isoform X2 — protein: MDTGSFSRRQWASQSLRITAKEISLVGSRGKGNAIAERFSKYQKAAEEISADKKKLSVDSLPPTLRSGNLSLLKKRWEHQDKSAPQLSVAPVSKAASSKPNGPPEQCKLVQQSSQQPMSCERPAKIKVEVETKREQRVEEEAENRAESDPLSPSSVEKPAAPLNNLKVMFQKDESKVQKEASKSTEDIDTQTGNKAIENPVIGTPSLKRSASIRDRMTKYQAAVTRQASFTRLCSVNQAEGSISNTDHKENTPPAADQQRANTFPESTCPKANGIHVHTTSSCTAAPVSENKDLPKATKFYVPVKESCVSCQKTVYPLEKIIADQQIYHKTCFCCAFCSTKLRLGTYASLNGKIYCKPHFSQLFKSKGNYDEGFGHRPHKELWTARTIKEESEKSEKPKCPVADPVLVKAPEQLSPKVNESELADQTTVLDTRSQASSSIKNTTTTVIETRRVRVAWPPPAENEEISKFSSPPTQSAKGPFKLFRPKWPPEEETPSAHQSPKREELKGLRRSSSLKERSRPFCVAPSMKISKHIQNELKSFEKPRRGSLEELHSLSKKKTEKNNVQTEAELTGEINKINEVKYKENVSTYQIQENSAKPGKEKVLPSILKKPQQTKKEAQLQQRKNETQPRTKKRDEPQSKNEAQLQAQKETEHKKTKREVESQQTKQEAELQAKKSEPQQVKREILKDRMKDKGETVSCFNSQDTLASPHVEDKAPMTSQDSVSFCDGEEAEESLTVEEMIKRNRYYDDEEDDDEEVALV
- the lima1b gene encoding LIM domain and actin-binding protein 1 isoform X1, whose protein sequence is MDTGSFSRRQWASQSLRITAKEISLVGSRGKGNAIAERFSKYQKAAEEISADKKKLSVDSLPPTLRSGNLSLLKKRWEHQDKSAPQLSVAPVSKAASSKPNGPPEQCKLVQQSSQQPMSCERPAKIKVEVETKREQRVEEEAENRAESDPLSPSSVEKPAAPLNNLKVMFQKDESKVQKEASKSTEDIDTQTGNKAIENPVIGTPSLKRSASIRDRMTKYQAAVTRQASFTRLCSVNQAEGSISNTDHKENTPPAADQQRANTFPESTCPKANGIHVHTTSSCTAAPVSENKDLPKATKKFYVPVKESCVSCQKTVYPLEKIIADQQIYHKTCFCCAFCSTKLRLGTYASLNGKIYCKPHFSQLFKSKGNYDEGFGHRPHKELWTARTIKEESEKSEKPKCPVADPVLVKAPEQLSPKVNESELADQTTVLDTRSQASSSIKNTTTTVIETRRVRVAWPPPAENEEISKFSSPPTQSAKGPFKLFRPKWPPEEETPSAHQSPKREELKGLRRSSSLKERSRPFCVAPSMKISKHIQNELKSFEKPRRGSLEELHSLSKKKTEKNNVQTEAELTGEINKINEVKYKENVSTYQIQENSAKPGKEKVLPSILKKPQQTKKEAQLQQRKNETQPRTKKRDEPQSKNEAQLQAQKETEHKKTKREVESQQTKQEAELQAKKSEPQQVKREILKDRMKDKGETVSCFNSQDTLASPHVEDKAPMTSQDSVSFCDGEEAEESLTVEEMIKRNRYYDDEEDDDEEVALV